One part of the Salinivirga cyanobacteriivorans genome encodes these proteins:
- the ispF gene encoding 2-C-methyl-D-erythritol 2,4-cyclodiphosphate synthase, with protein sequence MQIRTGFGYDVHRLAEGESLILGGVKIEHHKGTIAHSDGDVLLHAISDAILGAAALKDIGTHFPDTDPKYKNADSLDLLKLSYDLVKKKGYRLGNLDATIALQQPKIKPFIDQMCFRIAEALGEPTEKISVKATTTEKLGFVGREEGVEAYASVIIQAI encoded by the coding sequence ATGCAAATCAGAACAGGCTTTGGATACGATGTGCACAGGCTGGCTGAAGGCGAAAGTCTGATTCTTGGAGGGGTGAAAATTGAACACCACAAAGGTACCATAGCCCATTCCGACGGTGATGTATTATTGCATGCCATCAGCGATGCAATTTTAGGAGCTGCTGCGTTAAAAGATATCGGCACACACTTCCCGGATACCGACCCAAAGTATAAAAATGCTGATAGCCTGGATTTATTGAAATTAAGTTATGACCTGGTAAAAAAGAAAGGCTACCGGCTAGGTAACCTCGATGCCACCATAGCACTTCAGCAGCCAAAAATAAAACCTTTTATAGACCAAATGTGTTTCAGAATTGCAGAAGCACTTGGCGAACCAACCGAAAAAATATCTGTTAAAGCCACAACAACAGAAAAACTGGGTTTTGTAGGTAGAGAAGAAGGTGTCGAAGCCTACGCATCTGTTATAATACAAGCTATTTAA
- a CDS encoding thioredoxin family protein, protein MKIKYFITPHCSTCHALEPRAKKLAAHYDIPFETVDLAANPEAKGKYLLFSAPALLFLDGEKEMKRFVRNFGLNEVEDFILRFQD, encoded by the coding sequence ATGAAGATAAAATATTTCATTACACCACACTGCAGCACATGCCATGCCCTGGAGCCACGCGCTAAAAAGCTGGCCGCACATTATGATATTCCATTCGAAACTGTTGATTTGGCTGCCAACCCCGAAGCAAAGGGTAAATACTTACTTTTTAGTGCCCCCGCCCTGCTTTTTTTAGACGGAGAAAAAGAAATGAAGCGTTTTGTGCGTAATTTTGGGCTCAATGAGGTGGAAGACTTTATTTTGCGTTTCCAGGACTAA
- the porV gene encoding type IX secretion system outer membrane channel protein PorV produces the protein MRFVKVVSFLALIISIAANSANAQNEITIDELQGKEYNPIRTAVPFLMIAPDSRSAGMGDAGVATTPDEASMYWNPAKLSFIENDFGMSLSYTPWLRFLVDDINLAYLTGHYRLDENQVIAAGLRYFSLGDIQFTDNQGEAIKTFNPNEFSLSGTYARRLGEEFSMALSARYIHSNLTGSTDENTHPGNAFAFDLGLFYTKELDVAGKDAKMNYGLNFSNIGSKVAYSENTKNFLPMNMRLGGAFMYQLDDYNSLGIAIDFNKLLAPTTTYSYNQDSAFVADDVTDVSVATAIVESFYDAPGISGMSTLEEEMKEINTSIGIEYWYDKKLAFRAGYFHEPREKGNRKYFTMGAGLRLNVFGIDVAYLIPTTANNPLKNTIRFSLLFNFDAMAEPN, from the coding sequence ATGAGATTTGTAAAAGTAGTATCTTTCCTAGCACTGATTATAAGCATAGCAGCAAATTCAGCTAATGCACAGAACGAAATAACGATTGACGAATTACAAGGGAAAGAATATAACCCTATACGTACAGCGGTGCCGTTTTTAATGATAGCACCTGACTCCAGATCAGCAGGAATGGGCGATGCCGGTGTAGCAACTACTCCCGATGAAGCCTCAATGTATTGGAACCCTGCAAAACTAAGCTTTATTGAAAACGATTTTGGAATGTCATTATCATACACCCCATGGTTGCGTTTTCTGGTAGATGATATTAACCTGGCCTACCTTACAGGACACTACAGACTAGACGAAAACCAGGTGATAGCAGCAGGGTTACGGTATTTTTCACTTGGCGATATTCAATTTACCGATAACCAGGGAGAAGCTATTAAAACATTTAACCCAAATGAGTTTTCGCTTTCCGGTACTTACGCAAGGCGCCTAGGTGAAGAATTCTCAATGGCTTTATCAGCCAGATACATCCACTCCAACCTTACAGGATCAACTGATGAAAACACCCACCCCGGAAACGCTTTTGCATTTGACCTGGGTTTATTTTACACCAAGGAGTTGGATGTGGCAGGAAAAGATGCAAAGATGAACTATGGACTAAATTTCTCCAATATAGGGTCAAAAGTGGCCTATTCAGAAAACACAAAAAACTTCCTGCCCATGAACATGCGGTTAGGTGGTGCATTCATGTATCAGCTCGACGATTACAACAGCCTGGGCATTGCCATTGATTTTAATAAACTACTGGCCCCAACTACAACCTATAGCTACAACCAGGATAGTGCTTTTGTGGCAGACGATGTAACAGATGTTTCTGTAGCAACAGCAATTGTAGAATCATTCTATGACGCCCCTGGAATTAGCGGCATGTCTACCCTTGAAGAAGAAATGAAAGAAATAAATACTTCGATAGGCATTGAATACTGGTACGATAAAAAACTGGCTTTCCGTGCAGGCTATTTCCACGAGCCACGTGAGAAAGGTAATCGTAAGTATTTTACTATGGGAGCAGGATTGAGACTTAATGTTTTTGGAATCGATGTGGCGTATTTAATTCCAACCACAGCTAACAATCCATTAAAAAATACCATCAGGTTCTCATTGCTCTTCAATTTCGATGCAATGGCAGAGCCTAACTAG
- a CDS encoding IS1634 family transposase: MFVRKKKNKSGSVSIQIIKKIDRSNKVIKTIGSSSEPDEIERLYYKALYELPRLYGPTLFDPLKESRICDLTNDDIHVVGPELIFSKIFNYIGFNQIKDELFKALCISRITHPGSKLNLSLYLQENHKSDISVDRIYYFMDRLNSRYKKQVEEISFQYTKKVLGGKIGIVFYDMTTIYFESSQPDELKQTGFSKDGKHQHPQIFLGLLVGKEGYPIGYDIFEGSIYEGHTLIPILEKFERRFSLNKPIVVADAGLLSAKNIESLKINRYTFILGARIKNENNIIKKQIRELNLQDGQIAKIEKPDNTVLFISFSDKRAKKDLSNRERGLKRLEKSLNAGRLTKSNINNRGYNKYLKMQGELKINIDYEKFRNDSTWDGLKGYLTNTKLSGKEVIENYNNLWKIEKAFRISKTDLKIRPIYHRLKERIEAHICISFVSYLLYKELEKTLKENDTGISINKAIKAINKMYEIQVGNKRILLRNNETQQNIIDLINSKF; this comes from the coding sequence ATGTTTGTTCGGAAGAAGAAAAATAAAAGTGGTAGTGTAAGCATTCAAATCATTAAGAAAATTGATAGGAGTAATAAAGTTATCAAGACTATAGGCTCCTCATCAGAACCAGATGAAATTGAACGACTTTATTACAAAGCCTTATATGAACTGCCTCGTTTATATGGCCCTACGTTATTTGATCCACTAAAAGAATCCAGAATATGCGATCTAACAAATGATGATATTCATGTAGTTGGACCTGAGCTTATTTTCAGCAAAATTTTCAATTATATAGGATTTAATCAAATAAAGGATGAGTTGTTTAAAGCCTTGTGTATTTCCAGGATAACACATCCAGGCAGTAAACTTAATTTATCTCTATATCTACAGGAAAACCATAAATCAGATATTTCTGTAGATAGGATTTATTATTTCATGGATCGTTTAAACTCGAGGTATAAAAAGCAAGTTGAAGAGATCAGTTTTCAATACACAAAAAAAGTATTGGGGGGCAAAATAGGAATTGTCTTTTATGATATGACTACGATTTATTTTGAAAGTAGTCAACCAGACGAACTAAAACAAACAGGTTTCTCAAAGGATGGGAAACACCAGCACCCACAAATATTTTTAGGGCTGCTAGTCGGCAAGGAAGGGTATCCAATTGGATACGATATTTTTGAAGGTAGTATCTATGAAGGCCATACTTTGATCCCTATATTAGAAAAATTTGAGCGGCGGTTTAGTTTAAATAAACCCATTGTAGTAGCTGATGCCGGGTTATTATCAGCAAAAAATATTGAGTCACTGAAAATCAATCGATATACATTCATTTTAGGAGCAAGAATCAAAAATGAAAATAATATCATAAAAAAACAGATCAGGGAACTGAACCTGCAAGATGGACAAATTGCAAAAATAGAAAAGCCAGATAACACTGTCTTATTTATAAGTTTTTCTGATAAAAGGGCAAAGAAAGACCTTTCAAATAGAGAACGTGGATTAAAAAGATTAGAGAAAAGCCTAAATGCAGGTCGATTGACAAAAAGCAATATTAACAACCGTGGTTACAACAAGTATCTAAAAATGCAAGGAGAACTCAAGATAAATATTGATTATGAAAAGTTTAGAAATGATTCTACATGGGATGGTTTAAAGGGATATCTCACAAACACAAAACTATCAGGGAAAGAAGTAATTGAAAACTATAATAACCTATGGAAAATTGAAAAAGCATTTAGGATATCTAAGACTGACCTTAAAATCAGACCAATTTATCATCGATTAAAAGAAAGAATTGAAGCTCATATTTGTATTTCATTTGTTTCATACTTACTGTACAAAGAATTAGAAAAAACACTTAAAGAGAATGACACTGGCATATCTATAAATAAAGCAATTAAAGCTATAAATAAGATGTATGAAATTCAAGTCGGTAATAAAAGAATTCTACTTAGGAACAATGAAACTCAACAAAACATTATTGACCTAATAAACTCGAAATTTTAA